One window of the Camelina sativa cultivar DH55 chromosome 1, Cs, whole genome shotgun sequence genome contains the following:
- the LOC104792330 gene encoding BEL1-like homeodomain protein 7, with product MATYYRSGSSEIYSRPEYVPGNATIYTNSFSETFPRESTNNDVSPSKEIQALSSFGGASQMVEVQDSGSWRDQEDNDRSCFPVMMRLGLSSQIETSRSKNNNNAYATRVVPGLTRTIHNSKYLKAAQQLLDEAVNVKKALKQFQPEGDKIGEEKEKILQTNIAEIPQAERQELQSKLSKLLSILDEVDRKYKQYYHQMQIVVSSFDVIAGCGAAKPYTALALQTISRHFRCLRDAISGQILVVRKSLGGEHDGSEGRGVGISRLRNVDQQVRQQRALQRLGVMQPHTWRPQRGLPDSSVLVLRAWLFEHFLHPYPKDSDKIMLARQTGLSRSQVSNWFINARVRLWKPMVEEMYKEEFTEALEENDPNLSSENTPEITEIQEHQTESSSNNGHASGVASSSMGQSTVARGADRFMMVTDMTRKGSGGMSLTLGIQNSDARGDVPMSGGIDNYENNISGTDFQYLNSHNHQHRLGSSKLLHDFVA from the exons ATGGCAACCTATTACAGAAGTGGCTCAAGTGAGATTTATTCCAGACCAGAATATGTCCCTGGAAACGCAACGATCTACACGAATTCTTTCTCAGAGACGTTTCCTAGAGAATCAACTAACAATGATGTCTCACCTTCAAAAGAGATTCAAGCACTGTCAAGTTTTGGTGGAGCTTCACAAATGGTGGAGGTTCAAGATTCTGGTTCTTGGAGAGATCAAGAAGACAATGATAGGAGTTGTTTCCCTGTGATGATGCGTCTTGGCCTCAGCTCGCAGATTGAGACATCCAGAAGCAAGAATAATAACAATGCGTATGCAACACGGGTTGTTCCAGGCTTGACTCGAACCATTCACAACTCCAAGTATCTCAAGGCTGCTCAACAGCTTCTTGATGAAGCTGTAAATGTTAAGAAAGCTCTGAAGCAGTTTCAGCCAGAGGGAGACAAGATTggtgaagagaaagagaagattcTTCAGACGAATATTGCTGAAATCCCTCAAGCAGAGAGACAAGAACTGCAGAGCAAGTTGTCGAAACTTCTATCGATATTAGATGAG GTGGATAGAAAATACAAGCAGTATTACCATCAGATGCAGATAGTTGTGTCGTCTTTCGATGTAATAGCTGGATGTGGAGCAGCCAAACCGTACACGGCCCTTGCGCTTCAGACCATCTCAAGGCATTTTCGTTGCTTAAGGGATGCGATATCCGGACAAATCTTGGTGGTAAGGAAAAGTTTAGGAGGGGAACATGATGGATCAGAAGGGAGAGGAGTGGGGATTAGCAGATTAAGGAACGTTGATCAACAGGTTAGGCAACAAAGAGCATTGCAGCGGTTAGGTGTGATGCAACCTCACACTTGGCGGCCTCAACGCGGTTTACCtgattcctctgttttggtTCTCCGCGCTTGGCTATTTGAGCATTTCCTCCACCC TTATCCAAAGGATTCAGACAAGATTATGCTCGCTAGACAAACGGGGTTGAGCCGAAGCCAG GTGTCGAACTGGTTCATAAATGCGCGTGTGCGTCTGTGGAAACCAATGGTGGAGGAGATGTACAAGGAGGAATTCACAGAAGCATTGGAGGAGAATGATCCCAACCTGTCTTCTGAAAACACACCAGAGATCACCGAGATTCAAGAGCATCAAACTGAGTCTAGTTCCAACAACGGACATGCATCTGGTGTGGCAAGCAGCAGCATGGGACAAAGCACGGTGGCTCGTGGTGCTGACAGGTTCATGATGGTGACTGACATGACAAGGAAAGGTAGTGGTGGGATGTCTTTAACGTTGGGGATTCAAAATTCTGACGCTCGTGGCGATGTTCCTATGTCTGGTGGGATAGATAATTACGAAAATAACATCTCCGGAACCGATTTCCAATACTTAAACTCCCACAACCACCAGCACCGGCTTGGCTCTTCAAAATTGCTGCATGACTTTGTAGCTTGA